A genomic stretch from Scatophagus argus isolate fScaArg1 chromosome 19, fScaArg1.pri, whole genome shotgun sequence includes:
- the LOC124050492 gene encoding nuclear receptor coactivator 7 isoform X2: MEKRDRKLGYFARLKRRRQLKQSQSEKNVNEQNPAIISCPDIPNDSDANKKTDLQRITAKPPAGSDDGCESKTQSKREKRKPPGTMEFIVGPNDSLNSIALKFNITPNKLVQLNKLFSRSVYPGQKLFVPDVSQSETDHKCPSSSDPSLTNGLSENTLHNGISGSVSANSLRRELSPNSEDESPATVKFIKMSCKYFTDGMGVVGGVLIVTPNNIMFDPHKSDPLVIEHGCEEYGLICPMGEVVSVALYDDVSRMKLKDALPSPGEWEQLPSERDLNPFSRFEALDPKRPIILDDIESTLSETGSTEGEQTEKSPDEGFTELEPTVSGSTEEAEGTSFQIPSIVSRDQEKQRSSFPGRGDFQDKSMLGQTKGKLDDEEDEGVAQNGSIEDGESMQSSSETEKQGAKLTSQEVIETKDIKPKGTEELLDVRHDETIGAPVDQNRRLSLKEALEVRGNSGLKIQSPDIPAGGAKLSEEEKEKKRYEAEVQSWLLERMQAPIEDMLFSSEEKSKNPPMFLCFKVGKPMRKSFASGMTTSPVHLFGGRGKQPEYWFAVPQERVDHLYSFFVHWSPDVYGKEAREQGFVVVDKDELDMIDNFFSDPASCSWEIITIDEAKRRQSFGSCDGDLSVDVLPILNDTSDLLQDTHIEKLACRLPARVQGYPWRLAYSTMKHGTSLKTLYRSLADVDSPVLLVIKDMDNQIFGAFSTHPFRVSEHCYGTGETFLYSFCPEIKVYRWTGENSYFVKGNTDSLQMGGGGGQLGLWLDAELYRGTTTKCATFDNQPLSAQQDFNIHSLEVWTFE; encoded by the exons ATGATGGCTGTGAAAGTAAAACTCAAtcaaagagggagaagaggaagccGCCGGGCACAATGGAGTTCATT GTGGGACCTAATGATTCCCTCAACAGCATTGCGCTCAAGTTCAACATAACCCCAAACAAGCTGGTCCAGCTGAACAAGCTCTTCTCTCGTAGTGTCTACCCTGGACAG AAGCTGTTTGTCCCTGACGTGAGCCAGTCTGAAACTGACCACAAGTGTCCGAGTTCCTCCGACCCCTCCCTCACAAATGGCTTATCAGAGAACACATTGCAC AACGGCATTTCAGGCAGCGTGTCGGCAAACTCCCTCAGGCGTGAGCTCTCTCCAAACTCTGAAGATGAAAGCCCAGCAACGGTTAAATTCATCAAGATGAGCTGCAAATACTTCACTGACGGCATG GGGGTGGTGGGAGGCGTCCTGATTGTGACACCCAACAACATCATGTTTGACCCCCACAAGTCGGACCCCCTGGTGATCGAGCATGGCTGTGAGGAGTATGGCCTGATCTGCCCCATGGGGGAGGTCGTCTCTGTGGCCCTGTATGACGACGTGTCGCGCATGAAGCTCAAAGATGCTCTGCCCTC GCCCGGCGAGTGGGAACAACTGCCGTCAGAGCGGGATTTAAACCCCTTCAGCCGCTTTGAAGCGCTTGATCCGAAGCGACCAATCATCTTGGATGACATCGAATCAACCCTCTCAGAAACTG GGAGCACAGAAGGTGAGCAGACAGAGAAGTCTCCAGATGAAGGATTCACAGAGTTGGAGCCTACTGTCAGTGGGAGCACCGAAGAAGCGGAGGGGACGTCTTTCCAAATACCCAGCATTGTCAGCAGGGACCAAGAGAAACAAAGATCAAGCTTCCCAGGCCGGGGAGACTTCCAGGATAAGTCAATGCTCGGTCAAACTAAAGGAAAGCTGGACGATGAAGAAGATGAGGGTGTAGCTCAGAACGGCTCCATCGAGGATGGAGAGTCAATGCAATCCTCTTCAGAGACTGAAAAACAGGGAGCTAAACTTACAAGCCAAGAGGTAATTGAAACCAAAGATATAAAACCTAAAGGGACTGAAGAGCTGCTTGATGTTAGACATGACGAAACCATCGGCGCACCAGTGGACCAAAACAGGAGGCTGAGTCTGAAGGAGGCTTTGGAGGTTCGTGGAAACTCTGGTCTGAAAATACAAAGCCCAGACAttccagcaggtggagctaaACTCAgcgaggaggagaaagagaagaaacgCTATGAGGCAGAAGTGCAGTCATGGCTGCTGGAGAGGATGCAGGCTCCAATAGAAG ACATGCTTTTCTCATCAGAGGAGAAGAGCAAGAACCCACCCATGTTCCTGTGCTTCAAAGTTGGAAAGCCAATGAGGAAGTCCTTTGCCTCTGGGATGACCACTAGCCCCGTCCATTTATTTGGGGGTCGGGGCAAGCAGCCAGAGTACTGGTTTGCTGTGCCTCAAGAAAG ggtgGACCATTTGTACTCGTTTTTTGTGCATTGGTCTCCGGATGTGTATGGGAAGGAGGCTCGAGAGCAGGGCTTTGTTGTGGTGGATAAAGATGAGTTGGACATGATAGACAACTTCTTTAGTGACCCTGCATCTTGCAGCTGGGAG atcATCACCATAGATGAGGCAAAGCGTAGGCAGAGTTTCGGCAGCTGTGATGGAGACTTGTCTGTGGATGTGCTGCCCATCCTCAATGACACCAGCGACCTGCTGCAGGACACGCACATTGAGAAG CTCGCCTGCCGCCTGCCAGCCCGTGTGCAGGGTTACCCCTGGAGACTGGCGTACAGCACTATGAAACATGGGACCAGCCTTAAGACTTTGTACAGGAGCCTGGCAGATGTGGACAGTCCTGTGCTGCTGGTCATCAAAGACATGGATAACCAG ATATTTGGAGCGTTCTCGACTCATCCCTTCAGAGTGAGTGAACACTGCTACGGCACAGGAGAGACGTTCCTCTACAGCTTCTGTCCTGAGATCAAG GTGTACCGCTGGACGGGGGAAAACTCTTACTTTGTGAAGGGCAATACTGACTCCCTGCagatgggaggaggggg TGGTCAGCTGGGCCTGTGGCTGGATGCTGAGCTGTACCGAggaaccaccaccaaatgtGCCACCTTCGACAACCAGCCTCTCTCCGCCCAGCAGGACTTCAACATTCACAGTCTGGAGGTGTGGACCTTCGAGTAG
- the LOC124050492 gene encoding nuclear receptor coactivator 7 isoform X1, producing the protein MEKRDRKLGYFARLKRRRQLKQSQSEKNVNEQNPAIISCPDIPNDSDANKKTDLQRITAKPPAGSDDGCESKTQSKREKRKPPGTMEFIVGPNDSLNSIALKFNITPNKLVQLNKLFSRSVYPGQKLFVPDVSQSETDHKCPSSSDPSLTNGLSENTLHNGISGSVSANSLRRELSPNSEDESPATVKFIKMSCKYFTDGMGVVGGVLIVTPNNIMFDPHKSDPLVIEHGCEEYGLICPMGEVVSVALYDDVSRMKLKDALPSDLPQDLCPVYRPGEWEQLPSERDLNPFSRFEALDPKRPIILDDIESTLSETGSTEGEQTEKSPDEGFTELEPTVSGSTEEAEGTSFQIPSIVSRDQEKQRSSFPGRGDFQDKSMLGQTKGKLDDEEDEGVAQNGSIEDGESMQSSSETEKQGAKLTSQEVIETKDIKPKGTEELLDVRHDETIGAPVDQNRRLSLKEALEVRGNSGLKIQSPDIPAGGAKLSEEEKEKKRYEAEVQSWLLERMQAPIEDMLFSSEEKSKNPPMFLCFKVGKPMRKSFASGMTTSPVHLFGGRGKQPEYWFAVPQERVDHLYSFFVHWSPDVYGKEAREQGFVVVDKDELDMIDNFFSDPASCSWEIITIDEAKRRQSFGSCDGDLSVDVLPILNDTSDLLQDTHIEKLACRLPARVQGYPWRLAYSTMKHGTSLKTLYRSLADVDSPVLLVIKDMDNQIFGAFSTHPFRVSEHCYGTGETFLYSFCPEIKVYRWTGENSYFVKGNTDSLQMGGGGGQLGLWLDAELYRGTTTKCATFDNQPLSAQQDFNIHSLEVWTFE; encoded by the exons ATGATGGCTGTGAAAGTAAAACTCAAtcaaagagggagaagaggaagccGCCGGGCACAATGGAGTTCATT GTGGGACCTAATGATTCCCTCAACAGCATTGCGCTCAAGTTCAACATAACCCCAAACAAGCTGGTCCAGCTGAACAAGCTCTTCTCTCGTAGTGTCTACCCTGGACAG AAGCTGTTTGTCCCTGACGTGAGCCAGTCTGAAACTGACCACAAGTGTCCGAGTTCCTCCGACCCCTCCCTCACAAATGGCTTATCAGAGAACACATTGCAC AACGGCATTTCAGGCAGCGTGTCGGCAAACTCCCTCAGGCGTGAGCTCTCTCCAAACTCTGAAGATGAAAGCCCAGCAACGGTTAAATTCATCAAGATGAGCTGCAAATACTTCACTGACGGCATG GGGGTGGTGGGAGGCGTCCTGATTGTGACACCCAACAACATCATGTTTGACCCCCACAAGTCGGACCCCCTGGTGATCGAGCATGGCTGTGAGGAGTATGGCCTGATCTGCCCCATGGGGGAGGTCGTCTCTGTGGCCCTGTATGACGACGTGTCGCGCATGAAGCTCAAAGATGCTCTGCCCTC AGACCTACCCCAGGATTTGTGTCCTGTATACAGGCCCGGCGAGTGGGAACAACTGCCGTCAGAGCGGGATTTAAACCCCTTCAGCCGCTTTGAAGCGCTTGATCCGAAGCGACCAATCATCTTGGATGACATCGAATCAACCCTCTCAGAAACTG GGAGCACAGAAGGTGAGCAGACAGAGAAGTCTCCAGATGAAGGATTCACAGAGTTGGAGCCTACTGTCAGTGGGAGCACCGAAGAAGCGGAGGGGACGTCTTTCCAAATACCCAGCATTGTCAGCAGGGACCAAGAGAAACAAAGATCAAGCTTCCCAGGCCGGGGAGACTTCCAGGATAAGTCAATGCTCGGTCAAACTAAAGGAAAGCTGGACGATGAAGAAGATGAGGGTGTAGCTCAGAACGGCTCCATCGAGGATGGAGAGTCAATGCAATCCTCTTCAGAGACTGAAAAACAGGGAGCTAAACTTACAAGCCAAGAGGTAATTGAAACCAAAGATATAAAACCTAAAGGGACTGAAGAGCTGCTTGATGTTAGACATGACGAAACCATCGGCGCACCAGTGGACCAAAACAGGAGGCTGAGTCTGAAGGAGGCTTTGGAGGTTCGTGGAAACTCTGGTCTGAAAATACAAAGCCCAGACAttccagcaggtggagctaaACTCAgcgaggaggagaaagagaagaaacgCTATGAGGCAGAAGTGCAGTCATGGCTGCTGGAGAGGATGCAGGCTCCAATAGAAG ACATGCTTTTCTCATCAGAGGAGAAGAGCAAGAACCCACCCATGTTCCTGTGCTTCAAAGTTGGAAAGCCAATGAGGAAGTCCTTTGCCTCTGGGATGACCACTAGCCCCGTCCATTTATTTGGGGGTCGGGGCAAGCAGCCAGAGTACTGGTTTGCTGTGCCTCAAGAAAG ggtgGACCATTTGTACTCGTTTTTTGTGCATTGGTCTCCGGATGTGTATGGGAAGGAGGCTCGAGAGCAGGGCTTTGTTGTGGTGGATAAAGATGAGTTGGACATGATAGACAACTTCTTTAGTGACCCTGCATCTTGCAGCTGGGAG atcATCACCATAGATGAGGCAAAGCGTAGGCAGAGTTTCGGCAGCTGTGATGGAGACTTGTCTGTGGATGTGCTGCCCATCCTCAATGACACCAGCGACCTGCTGCAGGACACGCACATTGAGAAG CTCGCCTGCCGCCTGCCAGCCCGTGTGCAGGGTTACCCCTGGAGACTGGCGTACAGCACTATGAAACATGGGACCAGCCTTAAGACTTTGTACAGGAGCCTGGCAGATGTGGACAGTCCTGTGCTGCTGGTCATCAAAGACATGGATAACCAG ATATTTGGAGCGTTCTCGACTCATCCCTTCAGAGTGAGTGAACACTGCTACGGCACAGGAGAGACGTTCCTCTACAGCTTCTGTCCTGAGATCAAG GTGTACCGCTGGACGGGGGAAAACTCTTACTTTGTGAAGGGCAATACTGACTCCCTGCagatgggaggaggggg TGGTCAGCTGGGCCTGTGGCTGGATGCTGAGCTGTACCGAggaaccaccaccaaatgtGCCACCTTCGACAACCAGCCTCTCTCCGCCCAGCAGGACTTCAACATTCACAGTCTGGAGGTGTGGACCTTCGAGTAG